In Centroberyx gerrardi isolate f3 chromosome 11, fCenGer3.hap1.cur.20231027, whole genome shotgun sequence, the following are encoded in one genomic region:
- the LOC139927699 gene encoding histone H2B 1/2-like gives MPDPAKSAPKKGSKKAVTKAAGKGGKKRRKTRKESYAIYVYKVLKQVHPDTGISSKAMGIMNSFVNDIFERIAGEASRLAHYNKRSTITSREIQTAVRLLLPGELAKHAVSEGTKAVTKYTSSK, from the coding sequence ATGCCTGACCCCGCCAAGTCAGCGCCCAAGAAGGGCTCCAAGAAAGCCGTGACCAAGGCCGCCGGCAAGGGCGGCAAGAAGCGCAGAAAGACCAGGAAGGAGAGCTACGCCATCTACGTGTACAAGGTGCTGAAGCAGGTCCATCCCGACACCGGCATCTCGTCCAAAGCCATGGGCATCATGAACTCGTTTGTCAACGACATCTTCGAGCGCATCGCCGGTGAGGCGTCTCGCCTGGCTCACTACAACAAGCGCTCCACCATCACTTCCAGGGAGATTCAGACCGCCGTCCGCCTGCTGCTGCCCGGTGAGCTGGCCAAGCACGCCGTGTCCGAGGGCACTAAGGCGGTCACCAAGTACACCAGCTCCAAGTAA
- the LOC139916553 gene encoding histone H2B 1/2-like, protein MPEPAKSAPKKGSKKAVTKTTAKGGKKRRKTRKESYAIYVYKVLKQVHPDTGISSKAMGIMNSFVNDIFERIAGEASRLAHYNKRSTITSREIQTAVRLLLPGELAKHAVSEGTKAVTKYTSSK, encoded by the coding sequence ATGCCTGAACCCGCAAAGTCAGCGCCCAAGAAGGGCTCCAAGAAAGCCGTGACCAAGACCACCGCCAAGGGCGGCAAGAAGCGCAGAAAGACCAGGAAGGAGAGCTACGCCATCTACGTGTACAAGGTGCTGAAGCAGGTCCATCCCGACACCGGCATCTCGTCCAAGGCCATGGGCATCATGAACTCGTTTGTCAACGACATCTTTGAGCGCATCGCCGGTGAGGCGTCTCGCCTGGCTCACTACAACAAGCGCTCCACCATCACCTCCAGGGAGATTCAGACCGCCGTCCGCCTGCTGCTGCCCGGTGAGCTGGCCAAGCACGCCGTGTCCGAGGGCACTAAGGCGGTCACCAAGTACACCAGCTCCAAGTAA
- the LOC144541767 gene encoding histone H2A-like, translated as MSGRGKTGGKARAKAKTRSSRAGLQFPVGRVHRLLRKGNYAQRVGAGAPVYLAAVLEYLTAEILELAGNAARDNKKTRIIPRHLQLAVRNDEELNKLLGGVTIAQGGVLPNIQAVLLPKKTEKPAKK; from the coding sequence ATGTCTGGACGCGGAAAAACCGGCGGCAAAGCTCGTGCCAAGGCAAAGACTCGCTCATCTCGTGCCGGTCTTCAGTTCCCTGTCGGCCGTGTTCACAGGCTGCTGCGCAAAGGCAACTATGCCCAGCGTGTCGGTGCCGGAGCCCCGGTCTATCTGGCGGCGGTGCTCGAGTACCTGACTGCTGAGATCCTGGAGTTGGCCGGAAACGCCGCTCGCGACAACAAGAAGACCCGTATCATCCCCCGTCACCTGCAGCTGGCCGTCCGCAACGACGAGGAGCTCAACAAGCTGCTGGGCGGAGTGACCATCGCTCAGGGCGGCGTGCTGCCCAACATCCAGGCGGTGCTGCTGCCCAAGAAGACCGAGAAGCCCGCCAAGAAGTAA
- the LOC144541736 gene encoding histone H2B 1/2-like, producing the protein MPEPAKSAPKKGSKKAVTKAAGKGGKKRRKTRKESYAIYVYKVLKQVHPDTGISSKAMGIMNSFVNDIFERIAGEASRLAHYNKRSTITSREIQTAVRLLLPGELAKHAVSEGTKAVTKYTSSK; encoded by the coding sequence ATGCCTGAACCCGCAAAGTCAGCGCCCAAGAAGGGCTCCAAGAAAGCCGTGACCAAGGCCGCCGGCAAGGGCGGCAAGAAGCGCAGAAAGACCAGGAAGGAGAGCTACGCCATCTACGTGTACAAGGTGCTGAAGCAGGTCCATCCCGACACCGGCATCTCGTCCAAGGCCATGGGCATCATGAACTCGTTTGTCAACGACATCTTTGAGCGCATCGCCGGTGAGGCGTCTCGCCTGGCTCACTACAACAAGCGCTCCACCATCACCTCCAGGGAGATTCAGACCGCCGTCCGCCTGCTGCTGCCCGGTGAGCTGGCCAAGCACGCCGTGTCCGAGGGTACTAAGGCGGTCACAAAGTACACCAGCTCTAAGTAA
- the LOC139916552 gene encoding histone H2A-like: MSGRGKTGGKARAKAKTRSSRAGLQFPVGRVHRLLRKGNYAQRVGAGAPVYLAAVLEYLTAEILELAGNAARDNKKTRIIPRHLQLAVRNDEELNKLLGGVTIAQGGVLPNIQAVLLPKKTEKPAKK, from the coding sequence ATGTCTGGACGCGGAAAAACCGGCGGCAAAGCTCGTGCCAAGGCAAAGACCCGCTCATCTCGTGCCGGTCTTCAGTTCCCTGTCGGCCGTGTTCACAGGCTGCTGCGCAAAGGCAACTATGCCCAGCGTGTCGGTGCCGGAGCCCCGGTCTATCTGGCGGCGGTGCTCGAGTACCTGACCGCTGAGATCCTGGAGTTGGCCGGAAACGCGGCTCGCGACAACAAGAAGACCCGTATCATCCCCCGTCACCTGCAGCTGGCCGTCCGCAACGACGAGGAGCTCAACAAGCTGCTGGGCGGAGTGACCATCGCTCAGGGCGGCGTGCTGCCCAACATCCAGGCGGTGCTGCTGCCCAAGAAGACCGAGAAGCCCGCCAAGAAGTAA
- the LOC139907799 gene encoding histone H2A-like, translating into MSGRGKTGGKARAKAKTRSSRAGLQFPVGRVHRLLRKGNYAERVGAGAPVYLAAVLEYLTAEILELAGNAARDNKKTRIIPRHLQLAVRNDEELNKLLGGVTIAQGGVLPNIQAVLLPKKTEKPAKK; encoded by the coding sequence ATGTCTGGAAGAGGTAAAACAGGCGGTAAGGCTCGTGCCAAGGCAAAGACCCGCTCATCTCGTGCCGGTCTTCAGTTCCCCGTCGGCCGTGTTCACAGGCTGCTGCGCAAAGGCAATTATGCCGAGCGTGTCGGTGCCGGAGCTCCGGTCTATCTGGCGGCGGTGCTCGAGTACCTGACCGCTGAGATCCTGGAGTTGGCCGGGAACGCCGCTCGCGACAACAAGAAGACCCGTATCATCCCCCGTCACCTGCAGCTGGCCGTCCGCAACGACGAGGAGCTCAACAAGCTCCTGGGCGGAGTGACCATCGCTCAGGGCGGCGTGCTGCCCAACATCCAGGCGGTGCTGCTGCCCAAGAAGACCGAGAAGCCCGCCAAGAAGTAA
- the LOC139927702 gene encoding histone H4 yields MSGRGKGGKGLGKGGAKRHRKVLRDNIQGITKPAIRRLARRGGVKRISGLIYEETRGVLKVFLENVIRDAVTYTEHAKRKTVTAMDVVYALKRQGRTLYGFGG; encoded by the coding sequence ATGAGTGGCcgtggaaaaggaggaaagggactCGGTAAAGGAGGCGCCAAGCGTCACCGGAAAGTTCTCCGTGATAACATCCAGGGAATCACCAAACCCGCCATCCGCCGTCTGGCTCGCCGCGGCGGTGTCAAGCGTATCTCCGGTCTGATCTACGAGGAGACCCGCGGGGTGCTCAAGGTCTTCCTGGAGAACGTCATCCGTGATGCCGTCACCTACACCGAGCACGCCAAGAGAAAGACCGTCACCGCCATGGATGTGGTGTATGCTCTGAAGAGGCAGGGCCGCACTCTGTACGGCTTCGGCGGTTAA
- the LOC139913162 gene encoding histone H3 — protein sequence MARTKQTARKSTGGKAPRKQLATKAARKSAPATGGVKKPHRYRPGTVALREIRRYQKSTELLIRKLPFQRLVREIAQDFKTDLRFQSSAVMALQEASEAYLVGLFEDTNLCAIHAKRVTIMPKDIQLARRIRGERA from the coding sequence ATGGCCAGAACCAAGCAGACCGCCCGTAAATCCACTGGAGGAAAAGCTCCCAGGAAGCAGCTCGCCACCAAGGCTGCCAGGAAAAGCGCTCCGGCCACCGGCGGCGTGAAGAAGCCCCACCGTTACAGGCCCGGTACCGTGGCTCTGAGAGAGATCCGTCGCTACCAGAAATCCACCGAGCTGCTGATCCGCAAGCTGCCCTTCCAGCGCCTGGTCCGAGAGATCGCTCAGGATTTCAAGACCGACCTGCGCTTCCAGAGCTCCGCTGTCATGGCTCTGCAGGAGGCCAGCGAGGCTTACCTGGTCGGCCTGTTTGAGGACACCAACCTGTGCGCCATCCACGCCAAGAGGGTCACCATCATGCCCAAGGACATCCAGCTGGCCCGCCGCATCCGCGGAGAGCGAGCTTAA
- the LOC144541801 gene encoding histone H4, translating to MSGRGKGGKGLGKGGAKRHRKVLRDNIQGITKPAIRRLARRGGVKRISGLIYEETRGVLKVFLENVIRDAVTYTEHAKRKTVTAMDVVYALKRQGRTLYGFGG from the coding sequence ATGAGTGGTcgtggaaaaggaggaaagggactCGGAAAAGGAGGCGCCAAGCGTCACCGGAAAGTTCTCCGTGATAACATCCAGGGAATCACCAAACCCGCCATCCGCCGTCTGGCTCGCCGCGGCGGAGTCAAGCGCATCTCCGGTCTGATCTACGAGGAGACCCGCGGGGTGCTCAAGGTCTTCCTGGAGAACGTCATCCGTGATGCCGTCACCTACACCGAGCACGCCAAGAGAAAGACCGTCACCGCCATGGATGTGGTGTATGCTCTGAAGAGGCAGGGCCGCACTCTGTACGGCTTCGGCGGTTAA
- the LOC139927700 gene encoding histone H3 — protein sequence MARTKQTARKSTGGKAPRKQLATKAARKSAPATGGVKKPHRYRPGTVALREIRRYQKSTELLIRKLPFQRLVREIAQDFKTDLRFQSSAVMALQEASEAYLVGLFEDTNLCAIHAKRVTIMPKDIQLARRIRGERA from the coding sequence ATGGCCAGAACCAAGCAGACCGCCCGTAAATCCACCGGAGGAAAAGCTCCCAGGAAGCAGCTCGCCACCAAGGCTGCCAGGAAAAGCGCCCCGGCCACCGGCGGCGTGAAGAAGCCCCACCGTTACAGGCCCGGTACCGTGGCTTTGAGAGAGATCCGTCGCTACCAGAAATCCACCGAGCTGCTGATCCGCAAGCTGCCCTTCCAGCGCCTGGTCCGAGAGATCGCTCAGGATTTCAAGACCGACCTGCGCTTCCAGAGCTCCGCTGTCATGGCTCTGCAGGAGGCCAGCGAGGCTTACCTGGTCGGCCTGTTTGAGGACACCAACCTGTGCGCCATCCACGCCAAGAGGGTCACCATCATGCCCAAGGACATCCAGCTGGCCCGTCGCATCCGCGGAGAGCGAGCTTGA